Proteins found in one Eretmochelys imbricata isolate rEreImb1 chromosome 9, rEreImb1.hap1, whole genome shotgun sequence genomic segment:
- the LOC144269734 gene encoding alpha-1,4-N-acetylglucosaminyltransferase-like — MLKEIQIVLCFFFVFVFAILYEITLQSGCVLSCMPISKQFLTQEDIMSQSRSIIFVETTDRLEPPPLVSCSVESATRIYHDRPVVFFMKGLNNSTWLDSNSTYTAFSLLSAMKNVFIFPFQMETLFQETPLLPWYHKVNATQEKYWVHISSDASRLALIWKYGGTYMDTDVISIRPIPVTNFLAAQASQFSSNGIFGFPHHHWFIWDCMKDFVQNYNGHIWGNQGPLLMTRRLQALCNLTNFHNVEDQSCQNISFLHPQRFYPIPFPAWRQYYKVWKRSPDFNNSYALHLWNFMNKEHKTVVAGSNTLVENLYKTYCPTTYKALIQGTEGSGHMQQNKTE, encoded by the exons ATGTTGAAGGAGATCCAAATAGTGCTctgtttcttttttgtctttGTCTTTGCCATTTTGTATGAAATCACCCTGCAGTCTGGCTGCGTCTTGTCATGCATGCCTATTTCTAAGCAATTCCTGACACAAGAGGATATTATGAGCCAGAGCAGAAGCATCATCTTTGTGGAGACTACAGATCGCCTTGAGCCTCCTCCGTTGGTTTCATGTTCTGTGGAATCTGCTACCAGGATCTACCATGACAGACCTGTTGTTTTCTTCATGAAAGGGCTGAACAATAGCACATGGCTGGATTCAAATTCCACTTACACAGCCTTCTCACTTTTATCTGCTATGAAGAATGTCTTCATTTTTCCTTTCCAGATGGAAACTTTGTTCCAGGAGACACCTCTGCTGCCATGGTATCACAAG GTAAATGCAACCCAGGAAAAGTACTGGGTTCATATCAGCTCTGATGCCAGCAGACTTGCACTCATCTGGAAATACGGTGGGACCTACATGGACACAGATGTCATCTCCATCAGGCCTATTCCAGTGACAAACTTCCTGGCAGCCCAGGCTTCCCAGTTCTCCAGCAATGGGATTTTTGGCTTTCCtcaccatcactggttcatttGGGATTGCATGAAAGATTTTGTTCAAAACTACAATGGACACATTTGGGGAAACCAAGGACCCCTCTTAATGACGAGGAGGCTGCAAGCCTTGTGCAACCTGACCAATTTCCATAATGTGGAGGATCAGAGCTGTCAGAACATTTCCTTCTTACATCCTCAGCGTTTCTACCCCATCCCTTTCCCAGCATGGAGGCAGTACTACAAGGTTTGGAAGAGAAGCCCTGACTTCAACAACTCCTATGCTTTGCACCTGTGGAACTTCATGAACAAGGAACACAAGACTGTGGTTGCAGGAAGTAACACGTTAGTGGAAAATCTGTACAAAACATACTGCCCCACCACTTATAAGGCCCTTATTCAAGGCACAGAAGGCAGTGGTCATATGCAACAAAATAAGACTGAATGA